GATGATGTGAGCAtagatataaatgaaaaactttcATGTTTTATACATCtcagaaatatcaaaacaataatttgaattacaTTGATAATATACCCTTTTATTATGTATATTGCCTAACTACaagttatattttctataaacattaaccaaaaataaaaaggcAATATTTGTTgagaacaatttattattccataaaataataacttcaaCCGTCTGAAATTGCgataatataattaatcttACCTTAACTGATGGTGTCATAGCTTAGGTTAATATGTAAAATCTTTGGGTTCAGCCaattatgaaatagaaatattttaagaatCTAGTTAAATTAATATCTGAAATTAATGTAAACACCTTTATCAGTTTATCCTTgatattttatcacaaaattattAGTACCAGCACACCAATCAATCAATGTTCAGTAATTATGTCTAAAATATCTTTGAAcgtacaatttttgtttattattgataaacaaTTTAACAGAAAATAACTTCTAACGTTATTTTGctatttgaaaactatttttttaaattatatgaaGCATAAACATAATTAGAATATAGACAAGTTattaaaataactgtttttatgAACATCGTACGTTTAGTTACAACCAACATAATTGGCGATAGTaatattttactcaaaatgcacaatcatgaaatattgtaatatataCACTATCTCgggtttattaattttgaaaaaaggtcaaccgaaattaaaaatatggtaaaattttGATCAACTATAAGAAAAACACTGATAagtgaaaattgatatttttattaataaaactggCCAATATGGTAGATTCTAACccagaataaaataattagtttgaGATTTCTACCATAGATAGTGAAAAATTCGACCATTTAACTTCCgccaaaaataatttcaagtctATCATAGACACTTTTGCTCAATATGTTCGACAAACTCATAGTTAACTTCAAAAGTAAACTAGAGTAAATTTaacttatcaaaaatatttgttacgGTTACCTCGCGAAATTTGGTAGTAAATATAGTATAactttcattatataatttatatttgaactaGTTACCTATAGTTCATTATCATTCTGGTTAATCCAAACTTAGCTCATTTGAAAATGAGGgtataaataatatgaattaataaaagtttattatgaAAGGTACATGAATTAATCTGTATTCATAGCTACGGCTTTGCGTCAAGTTCAGTACAATAACTGTACATATAGTGAATACTATAAATGAACAGCCTTAATAACTAAGGATCATCTAGTGAACCTCTAGAGTATTTACTTCACTATAATATACAAGTATAGAGAAATATTCCTCTTAATGATTAGGACTTTACATATATGTGTAATGAAGACTTTGAAATCAAGTACAAATGAAATCTtaaattacatttattaaaaaacaaaacatactTAGCATAAATCTgctaaaaaatttcaagtaatctATTTATAGGATTCAATAACTGCTGGACGGTCAGGAAACTCATTGTAGAACTCCAAAAGTCCAGCTGCTTTCCCCAAAATTATAGTTGCAGTAAAAACACCTATCCCCATGGCGAGATGGCCATTATACTTGCGTTGATTAGCATCATAATTGGTTTGCCAACTTCCATTAGGTTGAGGAAGATCGTTATAAGTGGTTTGAACAGAGTGTTCCCCATGATGGGCGTTTCTTCTAGTGCAATTTCTGATAGCTGGGCTAGTTAGTAACCTTCgaatatacattttaaattaatataactaGTAATTCTTTACCAAAATATGATCAACTATTTTTGATGTATAGAATAATATTTCTATGGTTGGAAGCAGTGCTTGTCACTGATTGTCAAAAGTATGACAGATTATTTAACCTACATAACATAAATATACTATTCTAGCATTAATACAGGACCGTCTTAGTTTTAATTAACTTGTACGATGATATATTGgaatttatatgtttattcaGTTACCTGAATTTGACCCATATAAAATAGTTTCTCTATATTTTCCTGTTATGATATCCATAAGTTACTAGatgaaacaaaaatgtttttcctcTCGGGGacaaaatatagaagaaatataaagctcttgataaatataaaaatatgttacatatttataaaattattattataattttcttttatatctatCAACATTTCCACTATCAGTACTGgcagagagaaaaaaaaattgacaagaTTGGCTCCAAGAAGCAATATGTCTACGCATGTACAATGATATCCATGATTTTATTCGAAAGGCTAATTTATTTGCATAATTTCATACACCACATATCTATTTTCCTGAAATTAGAGtaatttttctagatatttgaTGACATGAAGAGCCTAAACGACCCTGTGctgaaaagtgaaaattgtGTTGCATAGCCACTAGTAGTTAATTTCTCGAAACATATCTAAGTGCTTTTTGAATATTCGTATccgaaatgttttatttctatgGTTCATAAGTGACATCTGAAATAGTTGTGTAAATAAGTCAtcaaataaattggaaaataccaaaaaaagtttaatataaCCCCAACTAGAGCTTTTAGTGCTTTTAACTCATGATTTTTATACATTGgttatttagttttatgaagtaacagtttttatacattatatttatacaaaagttcCAATTATACAAGAAACTAAAAAATGGCCGAGGAAACAAATCTACCCAATTCCGAAAatttaaatacgaaaaatggaaattttatttgtggaGTAGTTGAAGGTATGCTTACAATGTATTAATTacataaagattttttattctTGATTTGTTTTGCATCATCTGAACGTTTATCTGTTTCATTACTATTTTAAAGGTCATTGatctaattttttcttgaaatgtttatggactagatattaaaaaatatattcttatttcatttttaggtttttatggaaGACCATGGACAACAGAACAGAGGAAGGATCTCTTTCAAAAGTAAGTAATTAGTTCATTTTTGGTACATCAATGTAGTCAAGacacttttctttattttttaccattattccatttgttaacaatttttttacctttatagaatgaaaaaatggaatatgAATTCATATGTATATGCACCAAAAGATGATTACAAACATCGTGCTTACTGGAGAGAACTGTACACAGTAGAAGAAGCAGAACATTTGACTAGCCTTATTCAAGCAGcaaaagatcaaaatattattttttattatgcatTGTCTCCTGGCTTGGATATAACCTACAGTAGTTCTAAAGAAGTGGCAGCTCTGAGAAGGAAACTGGAACAAGTGTCTCAATTTGGTTGTCATGCTTTTGCATTGTTGTTTGATGATATTGAACCAGAAATGTCAGAAGCTGATAAAGAAATATTCCAATCTTTTGCCCAAGCACAAGTATCAGTTACAAATGAATGTTTTCAACACTTAGGTCAACCCAAATTTTTACTTTGCCCAACTCAATATTGTTCTACTAGAGCTGTGCCTAACGTCACAAATTCAGAATATTTAAATACCTTAGGATCCAAATTAGCACCAGAAATAAACATAATGTGGACTggtaaaaatgtattaaatgtttctttttctccataatacattcaatattttcagGACAAAAAGTAATATCTAGAATAttgacaaaagaaaatattcaggaAGTAACAGAGGTATTGCGAAGACCTCCAGTTATTTGGGATAATCTACATGCTAATGATTATGACCAAAAAAGAGTATTTCTTGGTCCTTACTCTGGTAGATCTCCTGATCTTATTCCAAAATTACGAGGTGTTCTTACTAATCCTAATTGTGAATATGGGGCCAATTTTGTAGCTATACATACCTTAGCGCAATGGTCTAGATGTAATGTAGATGCTCAAAGGGATCCTTCCATACGTAAGATATTAATCTCTTCATATGTATATTTTGTTATGTATAACATCTATTTGATTAGATGTTTACGTTTTTAgtctgaaattttattaatgcaAGAATTATCTTTacttataattttgataataaaatcatccatcaattaaattatacatgaaaataattttttctatttgtatgtAGATAAATTTTCTGCTATTCAATTCCAATTAATAGTATGTTGATAAACATGTTTCAAACTATTGGtgtcatattttttcacattatttagATGATACTGTGTCTGCTGATATAAAATTAGAGACTGAGACTGAAGATGGATTATCAGGCGAAGATGTACCATCAACACTATCTCCAAATATGTATCACCCGAGACAAGCTTTACGAAATGCAATAAAAGATTGGCTGCCTGAATTTGCTAAGCACAAGTCAGCTTGGGGTCCCATTACCAAACCTCAGCCTGCAGTTGCTGGTAATAAATTGATTATCTATATactttatttgattatataagtgattaattaaatatatatttttttaattagttgtTCCTGTGCCTATAATACCTTCAATAAACACTTGTATGAGTTTAACATCTACTAGTACCACCACATCGAGTAGCAATACAGCTATAGTAAATTCAAATCAATTACAAGCATTAGCTGAAGTGTGCAGTACAGTAAGTAACAAacagaaactgaaaaatataaaattaatcatgTAAATAACGTTTTCAGGTATCTTGTACTGATTCAATTGTTAGTGCAGTTCCAGGTCCTGTTATGAACTCTCTGGTATCAGAGACAAAAGTTATTTGTAATGAATCTATTCCTAATCCCATTACACCTGTTTCAATTCCTATTCCAATTGATACAACTGAATCTAAAACTGTCACTATACTCAGTGGTACCATAATAAAACCAGAAAAGGGAAAAGTGGACCATGAAACTACAGAAAACCCTGCTGATGGTACatacttttaataataacaaatatagcaaaatctTGATTGAAACTTAATTTGCTTGGatttgaatttttagaattCGTTGCAACtgaatataataattcatatGTAGTTGAACAAACTGTCTACAAATATTATAAGTATACatcaaaatttgtaatataaattttgaatttaactttaaaaaaattagatcacTGTTGGAGTTCAAGATTGCATAAAAATGGTCCAaacataaattatgaaaaaaaaatagtatcacATCATGAgataaattgtcaaattttatttatattcataataaactATCTTTATAGTATGACCAATTCACAcaattgtatataatttcaattttcagtcACAAATCTCAAAGATCCTAAGGATGAAAGTACTATGAACACAGATACTAGTTTAAGTAATGAGTCAAGCTTAAGTCCATCAGAACCAATGGATTGCAATAGCACCCCCAACATATCACCTGCACATGGAAACAAATGTACTAATGGCTCTAATGAAGATGTTGCGATGAGTGAGAATTCTGTGAGTATGTTTGGTGTTATCTTATGTACACAactttcatattattttattccagaCTTTCAGTGGAAGCATGCAGGTAGATCCTAACCAAATGGTCATAGAAAATAATACTGAAAATGAAAGGTATGCCatcaaaaaattcaactttacataaaaattacatttaaaaaagaaattactgAAGATTTTACCATCATTGATCTCTTGTTGTCAACTCTAAGcaagaaataagaagaaaaaatctaatatttaaaGGATTAAAGAAGACAGCGatgaaaaaataaccaaattatATATGCAGGTAATGATATTGTCAATGTGAAATGCATTGGAAAACCAAAAGAAGGGTTAGTAAGACAGAATTCGTTCAAATTGATTTGGGACAATAAGAAACTATAAATACTTGGACTAAGCTAGTAACTGACAGATGAAAAACAAGAAGAGAAAgggagaaattaaaaaaaggattCAGAGACTACTTTGCTAATCAAACAATGGAAATTGATGGTAATAAAAATAGATGTAgactaaattataattttcactGACAAGAAACAAAGATTTAAagtggaaatattaaaaaatagggaaattataaaaatttatcactAGTTAAAtactaaatggaaaaataaaaatggggaggatatttacaaaaagaacTACCATAATTATAAAACTCATAGGAAATGAGAAGTGAAGAATTGTCGGGAATAATTATAGATAActcagaaaaataatatatgacaAGTTGGaaacaaaatatggaaaattaatttcctAGATTGGATACCATTGCCGAATTAGCAACAATAGACAAGTTATCAAAGATTCAGACTATAGAGGCaagaatgaagaaatttgattttaagataaaaacagagaaattaaaaaatagttatttgtgaCTATAATGCTTAGGTAAGGCGCAAATTGGGACATGTATAGCACGTGCGAGGTAACGCAGCACAGCACGTAGTTTTGTAATCTACAAGAATGAATACATTTATGCAAATTGACGACACGCGTGAACTCATAGATGTGTCCTGCTGTAGTTAACACACACTGTGTCGCACGTGTGGCTGACTAGCAAGTCtctcattaatttttctaaaaaaaatggcAGAAGAAAAGTGAATAGAGGCGGTAAGGGAAACGATACAAAAAATGGTGATTATGATGAcgaaataattaacaaaatcaGTATCACATATCACTCATTTTAGTTGTATATTGTCCactgtttattttcttcaatagaaTAACTATATTAGGTGATTTAAAGTTCGTtctcatcaaaaaatgaaacaacGTTTTCTCCTCAGCATAATCCAATTCTGATTCAGAACTCAAGTTCAATAACAACAATTGTTTTGTTTGAGTGTCAAAAATTTCAAGGCATGTTTTGATGCCGGCTAGTCGCGAACGGTCAATCAAATCCTAATCCCATCGTTTTCATATTGAAAACGTTTGTCTCAATATGTCTCTCGTGTCACGCTATCTCACACGTGCTATATGTGTCCCAATTTGCGCCTTGCTTTAAAGATTTTTCTCTTTGGTCATTACGTGAATATAGAATTTTtgtaagttatttattatttgtttgacGATGGGTACAGTCAACAGTTCCTTTACTATAGTTTCATccatttttgttcaataataaaatgatattcaAATCTTATGTCTTCCTAAAATctcatcagaaaaaactatttctgaGCAGTTTAATCACGAATTCATAATGTTGTTattcttattaattaattaatcgaATGTCAAATAACTGCAAGtgaattaaaaatcaaattacttgaaaaatcaACAGGTGTTTCTCAATAAACAACTTCAACCCATTTTGTATTTAAAGGGCATGCCAAAACTCACGGaagtcaaaattaatatttttcaactaaaatgGAGAACAGTTCTGAAatcaattagtttttatattaaacagaaatgtttgaattcaagtatttttatttttattttagcaaAGAGTCAACGTTGACATATGAAGACTTAGCCTTACTTTGTGATCTATTTTATCTTCCATTTGAACATGGTGGACAGGCGTTACAACTATTACAAGAATTTAATTGGTTAAAGTCGAATGCACATTTAATTATAGTGGCCAATCAGAGGAAAGACAAATCAAGTCCAGAGGTAAtagtttttttgtagtttcttaGAATTTCCTTTGAGAGCcttttaatatcattatttgaGAGAAATAGTTTTAAAGTGAAACCTGGataagatttcaattttttatgtgctATTTTGTAAAACTACAGTTTAACCAATTGTCAATCAAAATTTAAGCTATTCGCTATTGTTCTACATATATTTTGTTACCGAATTTAGTAAAAGTATATGTATGCTATTGAACAATCACATTTATAATGTATTCATATGCTGTGTAATCAATATAGAAGAAAGATATGTATCTAATATCTTCAAATTATATTTCACTCCAGGGacaaaataacttttgtttACTACACTCAcaatattaatcaatttctaATGTTCATATTTAAGATTAATCCAATAATACGTAATAATTCTAAATGCCAAAGGTCCATGAATGGTTTACTAGAGCTGAAAAGTTGAACGAGATGTCGCAAGCCATGACTAGATTGTTTGAACATATATCAAGCTGTAACAATCGAGAACTATTGTATGATTTATATGCTTATATATGGGATATGAGAGGTGTGATATCGTTGCTCAATTCATACATCAAATGGCTTGGTGAGTATGCATAAATATATGtattgaatacaaaatttggtaaaatgtaGTTTATTGTAAGGAATTGTTAAgaatatatttccaatactTTGTGAACAGTTTTGTGAAAAAACTCCTAATATCCTAAAATACAGCCAGATAAACTTAATTTTGATccttttaaatgaaattaacacTTTGATCTAAGAATATGTGGTAAAAAATACTGGTTTCCAAttgtctgaaaatatttttatcatttggtGGAAACTCATTTttgtaatcaaataaatttttacttcaTAACGATTTgttgaaactaattttatagTTCAGTTTCAAATCTTGAATTTTTACTATTGGATTTATTATATCcttgaatttttattgtaatacaTTCCATAAAATTTAGGTATTTTTATTCTTCATCTTCAGTTTCTTAGTTTTGTCTGAAAGAATAATAACTGATTTAGGAGAAATGATTATCTTTGTATTCATACCTCAACTCTg
This portion of the Diorhabda sublineata isolate icDioSubl1.1 chromosome X, icDioSubl1.1, whole genome shotgun sequence genome encodes:
- the LOC130451781 gene encoding protein O-GlcNAcase isoform X1, with the translated sequence MAEETNLPNSENLNTKNGNFICGVVEGFYGRPWTTEQRKDLFQKMKKWNMNSYVYAPKDDYKHRAYWRELYTVEEAEHLTSLIQAAKDQNIIFYYALSPGLDITYSSSKEVAALRRKLEQVSQFGCHAFALLFDDIEPEMSEADKEIFQSFAQAQVSVTNECFQHLGQPKFLLCPTQYCSTRAVPNVTNSEYLNTLGSKLAPEINIMWTGQKVISRILTKENIQEVTEVLRRPPVIWDNLHANDYDQKRVFLGPYSGRSPDLIPKLRGVLTNPNCEYGANFVAIHTLAQWSRCNVDAQRDPSIHDTVSADIKLETETEDGLSGEDVPSTLSPNMYHPRQALRNAIKDWLPEFAKHKSAWGPITKPQPAVAVVPVPIIPSINTCMSLTSTSTTTSSSNTAIVNSNQLQALAEVCSTVSCTDSIVSAVPGPVMNSLVSETKVICNESIPNPITPVSIPIPIDTTESKTVTILSGTIIKPEKGKVDHETTENPADVTNLKDPKDESTMNTDTSLSNESSLSPSEPMDCNSTPNISPAHGNKCTNGSNEDVAMSENSTFSGSMQVDPNQMVIENNTENESKESTLTYEDLALLCDLFYLPFEHGGQALQLLQEFNWLKSNAHLIIVANQRKDKSSPEVHEWFTRAEKLNEMSQAMTRLFEHISSCNNRELLYDLYAYIWDMRGVISLLNSYIKWLAGGHFPPSMPSYTQGTYTWFSKGWKETFMSGDQEPWVFRGGLTADLQRLIPVDSGNDLFIYKVPEMPTNRVFTIRPYLPADEEIVYNVCTKTCKDGLEDPIPYPDKLRHLHADRIVGPYVTLHPEFCFVIEDDLGIVGYACAAPDYKKFRIKQELAWIPDMCEKYPMDCGKDLHKFAQESIAYFHNFKDEIYVNSPTHPSSMICSLLPSVLDQSVSKRLVTCILAALRANGSFGVHVIINSSDSYTHAFYGKLGFVENTQESIKGKIVMGRTF
- the LOC130451781 gene encoding protein O-GlcNAcase isoform X2, whose product is MAEETNLPNSENLNTKNGNFICGVVEGFYGRPWTTEQRKDLFQKMKKWNMNSYVYAPKDDYKHRAYWRELYTVEEAEHLTSLIQAAKDQNIIFYYALSPGLDITYSSSKEVAALRRKLEQVSQFGCHAFALLFDDIEPEMSEADKEIFQSFAQAQVSVTNECFQHLGQPKFLLCPTQYCSTRAVPNVTNSEYLNTLGSKLAPEINIMWTGQKVISRILTKENIQEVTEVLRRPPVIWDNLHANDYDQKRVFLGPYSGRSPDLIPKLRGVLTNPNCEYGANFVAIHTLAQWSRCNVDAQRDPSIHDTVSADIKLETETEDGLSGEDVPSTLSPNMYHPRQALRNAIKDWLPEFAKHKSAWGPITKPQPAVAVVPVPIIPSINTCMSLTSTSTTTSSSNTAIVNSNQLQALAEVCSTVSCTDSIVSAVPGPVMNSLVSETKVICNESIPNPITPVSIPIPIDTTESKTVTILSGTIIKPEKGKVDHETTENPADVTNLKDPKDESTMNTDTSLSNESSLSPSEPMDCNSTPNISPAHGNKCTNGSNEDVAMSENSTFSGSMQVDPNQMVIENNTENESKESTLTYEDLALLCDLFYLPFEHGGQALQLLQEFNWLKSNAHLIIVANQRKDKSSPEVHEWFTRAEKLNEMSQAMTRLFEHISSCNNRELLYDLYAYIWDMRGVISLLNSYIKWLGFSKGWKETFMSGDQEPWVFRGGLTADLQRLIPVDSGNDLFIYKVPEMPTNRVFTIRPYLPADEEIVYNVCTKTCKDGLEDPIPYPDKLRHLHADRIVGPYVTLHPEFCFVIEDDLGIVGYACAAPDYKKFRIKQELAWIPDMCEKYPMDCGKDLHKFAQESIAYFHNFKDEIYVNSPTHPSSMICSLLPSVLDQSVSKRLVTCILAALRANGSFGVHVIINSSDSYTHAFYGKLGFVENTQESIKGKIVMGRTF